Below is a window of Wenzhouxiangella sp. XN201 DNA.
CGCATTTTTTGGGTACTTTTTTGGCGCGACAAAAAAGTACCTCGCCGCAAGAGCGCGCGAAGCGCGCCGGGCGAAACCGCCTTTGAAGTGTCGAGACCCGCACGGCGACCCGTGGCATCAGCCAGTCTAGCGACAACAAAACACACTGCCTGCGAAGCAGGCACCTCCCTCACCGCTTCAACCGATAAAGCGCAGAAATATCCCGCCCCTCATCTCCACCCTCGATCAACCGCTGATAGTCATCCAGCGCCTGGCCGAGCACGGCCGAAGTGAAGTCGGCTTCGTCGCACAGATCGCGACAGATCTTCAAGTCCTTGAGTAGCAGCTTGGGGTCGAAGCCGACTTCGAAGGAGTCGGCCAGCATGGTCTTGCCGCGCTTGTCGAGGAACCAGTTGCCGGCCGCTCCGCCGCCGAGTAGCTCGAGCATCGGTTCGCGCGGCAGGTCGAGGCGTTCCATCAGGGCCAGCGACTCGCACACCGCCTCGGCAATGCCGGCGACCATCAGCTGGTTGACCGCCTTGGCCGACTGGCCGGCGCCGGACGGGCCGAGGTGGTGCATGACCCGGGCGTAGCTGTTCATGACCGGCCGGACGCGTTCAACCGCTTCCCGGTCGCCGCCGGCCATGATCGCCAGCTGACCGTTCTTCGCGCCTTCCACGCCGCCGGTGACCGGGGCGTCGATGAAGGCGACATCGAGCTTTTCCAGATCGGCGGCCAGTTCGCGGGCGGTGGCCGGCGCCACGGTGGAATGATCGATCACGACCTGTCCTGGGCGCAGTGAGTCGCGTATGGCATCGACGACTTCGCGCAGGTCGTTGTCGGCGGAGACGCACAGGCAGATCACATCGACTGCCGCGGCCAGTTCGGCGGGTGACTCAGCGGCTGAAGTGCCTTCGTTCTCGGCGACGAAGGCCTTCGCCTTGTCGGCGCTACGATTCCAGACAGCCGCCAGATGGCGGTGACGTGCAAGATGCCCGGCCATGGGCCCGCCCATGGCACCGAGTCCGATCCAGCCTGCTTTCATGTCGTCTCCTGAATGTTGTGTGGCATCGTCCAACTGCGGCGTTCATGAAACCGCAGATTTCGCAGATTTGCGCAGATTCAAATTATTTCTGCTTAATCTGCGTCCATCTGCGAAATCTGCGGTTCCAAACAAGCCGCGCTCCAGCGGCAGCTTGCTCTCGCATGCAAACCGTCAGGTTTCGAGATAGGTATAAGCCGACAGGCCCTCGGTCAGCAGGCGCTCGAACAGTTCCGCCTGCTCGCGGTCGAGTCCGGCGGCTGCCACGCGGGCGCGGCAGGCGGTCATCAGTTCGCGCGGGTTGTAGCCGACCAGTTCGAGCAGCATGTCGGCCGAGTCGCCGGCGCGGGCGTTGGTCAGGCGGAATTCACCGTTGTCGAGCACGACGTCGACGCTGTCGGTGTCGCCGAACAGGTTGTGGATATCGCCCAGTGTTTCCTGATAGGCGCCGGCCATGAAGATGCCGAGCAGGTAGGTCTCGTCCGGCTCGATGCGATGCACCGGCAGGGTCGGCTCGAGCAGGCCGCGGTCGACGTACTGGTCGATGCGCCCGTCGGAGTCGCAGGTCAGATCCTCGAGCACGGCGCGTTCGGTCGGCTCCTCGTCGAGCCGACTCAGCGGCAGGATGGGAAAGACCTGATCGATGGCCCAGATGTCGGGCAGCGACTGGAAGATCGACAGGTTGATGAAGTACTTGGCCGAGAGCTGGTAGCGGATGCGCTCGGCCAGCTCGCGGTGGCGGCGGTGCTCGCGGTCGAGCCGACCGGCCAGTCGTTCGAGGATGGTGTTGTAGAGCGGCTCGAGCCGGGCGCGTTCGGCCAGCGGCAGGTCGCCGTAGAGGAACAGGTTGCGACCTTCCTCGAGCAGGTGCTCGGCCTCGAGAAAGCTTTCCTCGGGCTCGCGCTCATCGACCTGGTCGCGCACCTCGGCCAGGCCGCGAATGACCGCCGGGTCGTCCTTGCCAGCGTCTCTGGCGTCACGCGGAAGGGTTTCGGTGGCGGTGACGTTGGTCACGAGCACGGCATGGTGGGCGGTCAGCGCCCGGCCCGATTCGGAAATCAACTGCGGCATGGCCAGGTCGTGCTCGCGGCACAGCTCGGCGATACCGCCGACGATCGCGTGGGCGTACTGCGCCAGGGAGTAGTTCATCGAACAGAAGCTGCGCGTGCCGCCGCCTTCGTAGTCCACGCCCAGGCCGCCGCCGATGTCGAGCCGGCGGATGTCGATGCCGGCGGCCACCAGTTCGGTGAAGTAACGCCCGGCCTCGCGCACGCCACGCTGGATGTCGCGCAGGTTGGAAATCTGCGAGCCCATGTGGAAGTGCAGCAGCGTGAGCCAGTCCAGGCAGCCGGCCTCGCGCATGGCCTCGGCGAGGCCCAGCACCTGGCTGGCGGCCAGGCCGAACTTGGCGCGCTCGCCGCCGGTGTTCTGCCAGTTGCCGCTGCCCAGGGAGGACAGGCGCAGCCGCACCCCGACTTCCGGCGTGACACCCAGGCGTTCGGCCTCGCGCCGGATCAGTGGCCACTCGCCGGGCTTCTCGATGACGATGACCGGTTCGAGCCCCAGCCTGGCGCCGCTCAGGGCAAGGCGAATGTAGGCAGCGTCCTTGTAGCCGTTGCAGATGATGCGCGTAGCCGGCTGGCTGACCGCCAGGGCGGTGATCAGCTCGGGCTTGCTGCCGACTTCCAGGCCCAGGCCCTCGACCTCGGCCAGGGTGCGCACGACGCTGGCCTGCTGGTTGACCTTGATCGGGTAGACGGGTGCGTAGCCCCCGCCGTAGTCGTGCTCGGCCATGGCCGTCTCGAAGGCCTCGCGCAATTGTGACGCCCGGGCGCGCAGGATGTCGGGAAAGCGCAGCAACATGGGCAGGCGCAGGCCCTGGCGGCGGGCGCGCTCGACGATGGTGGCCAGAGCCACGCTGCGTTGCCGGTCGGGCCGGGCGAGCAACTGCCCGGACTGGTCGAGATCGAAGAACCCCTCCGACCAGCGGTCGATGGCGTAGCGGCGGCGGGCGCGGGTGCGGGCATCACTGTTCATGGCGGCGATTGTAACGGGCAATCGGCGCCGGCATCCGGGTTAACATCTCGACTGGCTCAACAGAACCCGATTGCGACATGGCCCTTCCCGACGACCGCAAATGGTTTACCGAGGCTTGCTCCGAGGCCGGCAGCGCCGCGTCCTGGACCATCGATGCGCACCTGGCGCACGAGATCACCGACTTCCAGACCATCGATGTCTATCGCACCGAAAAATGGGGCAACCTGATGGTCATCGACGGCTTCGTCATGCTGACCACGCGCGACAATTTCCTCTACCACGAGATGATGAGCCACCCGGCGCTGTTCTCCCACCCCGACCCGAAGCGTGTATTGATCATCGGCGGCGGCGATTGCGGCACGCTCCGCGAGGTGCTGGCGCACGATACTGTCAAGCGCTGTACCCAGGTCGAGATCGACGAGCAGGTCACGCGCCTGTCCGAGAAGTTCTTTCCGGAGCTGTGCGAGCGCAACGACGACCCGCGCGCCGAACTGATCTTCGACGACGGCCTGGCGCACGTGAAGAACCTCGCAGCGGGCAGTGTGGACGTGATCATCGTCGATTCGACCGATCCCATCGGCCCGGCCGAGGGCCTGTTCGGGCCGGAGTTCGTGGCCGACTGCTATTCGGCCCTGGCTGACGGCGGCCTGTTCCTGCAACAGAGCGAATCACCGCTGTTGCATCAGAAACTGATCGCCGGCATCCGCGGCAACATGGAAAAGGCGGGGTTTTCCACCATCCGGACCCTGGGTTTTCCGCAGCCCTGCTATCCCTCGGGCTGGTGGTCTCTCACCCAGGCTCGCAAGGGCGGCGACATCGCGCCGGTCAGCGCCGAGCGCTTCGACGCGTCCGGCATCGAGACTCGCTACTTCAATCCCGGTGTGCATGTGGGGGCGTTGGCAACGCAGTTGCCTTGATAACGAGTTTGCTGTCACTAGGCGGTGTGTTGCTACCGCCGGTTTGGCGGGCCTCGACAAGTCAAAGGCGGTTTCGCCCGGCCTGCTTCGCAGGCTCTTGCGGCGAGGTACTTTTTTGTCGCGCCAAAAAAGTACCCAAAAAATGCGCTTAAAAGATGACGGTTACGTCTCAGGAATATCTGAGCGGAGTGGCTTCACGGACTACGACTGGGGCTTTGCTTGAGCCCGGCTGCGGAACATGCTGACTTGCGATCACGCCTGCAGCGGCCCGCATCTGGCACGACGACTTCGAGTGGCGTTCCACCCCCGACTTCTGTCCCGCCGTCAATCGAAGCCGACCCCGATCGAGGCCGTGCGATCTGGGTGCGGGCTACACCAAGGGTTTGTCGAAAATGCCATGTTTCACGACCGAGCACTAGCGAAGGCAAAAGCGGTATATCCGTTAAGCCCGAAAGCCTTTTGTTCCTGCGGACCAACCGCGTCTTCTAAGAGCGTTTTTGGTGACTTTTGTCGCGACTGACAAAAGTTACTCGCCCAAAGAGCTTGCGAAGCAAGCCGGGCGAAATCGCCTTTGACTTGTCGAGGCCCGCGCCGCGACCAGTGGCGTCAGCCAATCCAGCGCCTGCGAAGCAGGCGGGCGAAACAGAAGTTGACGTGTCGAGGCTCGCACAGCGACCCGTGGCATCAACCAACCCTGCGGCAGCGAAATTGACGAGCCACCCGGCTTTCAACAAAAAAGCCGGGCAGCGCCCGGCTCCTTCCTGACTGATTCGGCGTGTTTGCGCCGACCTACTCGCCCGGGCAGTCACCGATGCGGCGGCCAGTCATGGCGATGCTCATTTCCATGGCGCCCATCGGCGTCTCCATGCTGCCGTCAATCGTGCCTTCGGCGCTGTCGCCGTTGAACTGCATGGTCGCGACCATGGTCATCTGAGTGCCGTCGGGCTGGGTGCAGGTCATGGCGTAGTCCATGCCGTCTCGGCGCACGTCCTTGCGCGTGACCTCGCATTCCTCGACGTCGTCGAGAAAGGCATCGCCGTCCTGGATATCTTCCATCGTGATGCATTCCTCGCTGGTCTGTTCCTGGTCGGGAATCGGTACATCACCAGAGAAGCTCATCTTGTTTTTGTATTCCCACAGTCCGGGTTCGATGTTGGGGGTCTCGGCGACGGCCGCGGTGACCAGGCCAAGGGCCAGGGCGGGGACAAGCAAGCGTGCAATCATGATTTCACTCCTGGTTCGGACCGAAACAAGTGTCGGGTCCGGGGTTTGTATGTACGGTTGGCTTCAATAACGGGATTGCCGTGCCAGACCTGCCATCCCGCGCTGATTGGGGGCCATTGTACCCGGCTGGCCGAAGCAGGATGCAGCGGCGGCCCTGACCAGGGGGTGCTCATCATGGCGAGATTCCCGGGCCGGAGCGTTCAGCGGTTGCGACGGGTTGCTTCGGTCGCGGTCGCTTTCAGCGGGTCTTCCGGCCAGGGATGCTTGGGGTAGCGTCCGCGCATGTCCTTGCGCACGTCCGGGTAGGCGTTCTGCCAGAAACTGGACAGGTCGGCGGTGACCGCCAGCGGTCGGCCGGCCGGTGAGAGCAGGTGGAGCTGAACGGCGACCCGGTTGTCGGCAATGCGCGGTGTCTGTTGCCAGCCGAACAGGGCCTGCAGTTTCACCGCCAGCACCGGCGGGTTCTCCTGGCAGTAGTCGAGGCGGGCCGACCGGCCGGTGGGCAGGGTGAGTTTCGTCGGCGCCAGTTGATCGAGTCGCTGTTGCTGCGGGTAGCCGATCAGGGACTTCAGTGCAGCGGAGAGGTCCAGGCGCTCGAGATCGGACCAGCGCCGGAATCCGGCCAGCCAGGGCAACAGCCAGTCTTCCAGGCTCGCTTCGAGCGCAGGGTCGTCGACCGCCGGCCACTGATCGGGCCACAGGCGCCGCAGAAGATTGACGCGCGCCTGCCACTGCCTGGTTTGATCCGTCCACGGCAGGGCGTCGATGCCCTTGCGCCGGATGGCAGTCAGCAGTCCGGCCTGCAGCGTTTCCGCATTCGGCCGGTCGAGTTCGGTTTCATCCAGTATCAGGGTGCCGAGTCGGCGCTGGCGGCGAGCGATGATCGTGCCGCGCTGTTCGTCCCAGTCGGCGATCTCGTGGGTTTCAATGCGGGCCGCCAGGTCGTGTTCGAGGTCGGCCTGCGATACGGCCGCCGCCAGGTAGATCCGTGCTTCCCGGGCCTGGCCGTCGAGATCGCAGGCGACCAGCCATTCGCTGCCGGCCAATGGATCGTCTTCGGGCAGAAAGGCGCCGCGGCCGTTGGCCAGCCGAAAACGGCCGCGCTGACCGCCGCGTCGCTGGCCGATACGGTCCGGCCAGGCCTGGGCCAGCAGTCGACCGGCCGCGCCGTCGCGGGGCGCCTTATCAGACCAGCCGGCGGCGATCTGCCCGGCCATCTGGCGAATGCCCGTCATGGCGCCACCGCTGTGGGAGCGCGCACGCAGGGTGGCGAGCCGGGTTTCGATATCGGCATCCTTGACGCCGGTGGGATCGCGTTCGCCGAGCAGTGCGGCCAGTTCGGCGGCGGTGCGGCCCAGGCCGATCTTTCGCCCCATCAGCACCATGTGGGCCAGGCGGGGATGCAGGCCGGGGGCAAGCATCTCGCGGCCGTGTGTGGTGATGCGGCCCTCACCGTCGAGTGCCCCGAGTTGCCGGAGCAGTTCGCGCGCCTGTTGCCAGGGAGCCTCGGGCGGCGGATCGAGCCAGTCCAACTCGCCGGGATCTGTTACGCCCCACTGCGCGAGCTCCAGCACCACCGGCGCCAGGTCGGCCGACAGGATCTCCGGCGGCGTGTGCGCCTGCAGCCGTTCCGACTCGCTCCACAGCCGGTAACAGACTCCCGGTGCCAGACGCCCGGCGCGGCCGCGGCGCTGCTCGGCCGAGGCCTTCGAAACGCGCTCGGTGACCAGTCGGGTCATGCCGCTGTTGGGATCGAAGCGAGCGCGTCGTTGCCAGCCGGCATCGACGACGATGCGAATGCCTTCGATGGTCAGGCTCGATTCGGCGATGGCGCTGGCCAGCACGATCTTGCGCCGGCTTTCCGGGGCCGGTTCGATGGCGGCGTCCTGTTCCCTGGCCGACAGGCTGCCGTGCAGGATGTGAAGATCGACATCCTCGGGCAGTGGGTCGGCCAGGCGACGGGCGACGCGCCGGATTTCACCCAGGCCCG
It encodes the following:
- the speA gene encoding biosynthetic arginine decarboxylase, which codes for MNSDARTRARRRYAIDRWSEGFFDLDQSGQLLARPDRQRSVALATIVERARRQGLRLPMLLRFPDILRARASQLREAFETAMAEHDYGGGYAPVYPIKVNQQASVVRTLAEVEGLGLEVGSKPELITALAVSQPATRIICNGYKDAAYIRLALSGARLGLEPVIVIEKPGEWPLIRREAERLGVTPEVGVRLRLSSLGSGNWQNTGGERAKFGLAASQVLGLAEAMREAGCLDWLTLLHFHMGSQISNLRDIQRGVREAGRYFTELVAAGIDIRRLDIGGGLGVDYEGGGTRSFCSMNYSLAQYAHAIVGGIAELCREHDLAMPQLISESGRALTAHHAVLVTNVTATETLPRDARDAGKDDPAVIRGLAEVRDQVDEREPEESFLEAEHLLEEGRNLFLYGDLPLAERARLEPLYNTILERLAGRLDREHRRHRELAERIRYQLSAKYFINLSIFQSLPDIWAIDQVFPILPLSRLDEEPTERAVLEDLTCDSDGRIDQYVDRGLLEPTLPVHRIEPDETYLLGIFMAGAYQETLGDIHNLFGDTDSVDVVLDNGEFRLTNARAGDSADMLLELVGYNPRELMTACRARVAAAGLDREQAELFERLLTEGLSAYTYLET
- a CDS encoding DUF3617 family protein; the encoded protein is MIARLLVPALALGLVTAAVAETPNIEPGLWEYKNKMSFSGDVPIPDQEQTSEECITMEDIQDGDAFLDDVEECEVTRKDVRRDGMDYAMTCTQPDGTQMTMVATMQFNGDSAEGTIDGSMETPMGAMEMSIAMTGRRIGDCPGE
- the hrpB gene encoding ATP-dependent helicase HrpB is translated as MLPIDTALPELRSTLERHNTVLLQAPTGSGKTTRVPPALLDADWREGRRILMLEPRRLAARSAARYMARQRGESPGQCIGYRTRLDTRISRETVVEVVTEGILTRLIQSDPALGEYAAVLFDEFHERSLQADLGLALVRESQQALRPDLRVLIMSATLATEQLAELLNDCPVITSEGRSFDVEVRYRPAGRERPEIHVARAVRAALAEAEGSALVFLPGLGEIRRVARRLADPLPEDVDLHILHGSLSAREQDAAIEPAPESRRKIVLASAIAESSLTIEGIRIVVDAGWQRRARFDPNSGMTRLVTERVSKASAEQRRGRAGRLAPGVCYRLWSESERLQAHTPPEILSADLAPVVLELAQWGVTDPGELDWLDPPPEAPWQQARELLRQLGALDGEGRITTHGREMLAPGLHPRLAHMVLMGRKIGLGRTAAELAALLGERDPTGVKDADIETRLATLRARSHSGGAMTGIRQMAGQIAAGWSDKAPRDGAAGRLLAQAWPDRIGQRRGGQRGRFRLANGRGAFLPEDDPLAGSEWLVACDLDGQAREARIYLAAAVSQADLEHDLAARIETHEIADWDEQRGTIIARRQRRLGTLILDETELDRPNAETLQAGLLTAIRRKGIDALPWTDQTRQWQARVNLLRRLWPDQWPAVDDPALEASLEDWLLPWLAGFRRWSDLERLDLSAALKSLIGYPQQQRLDQLAPTKLTLPTGRSARLDYCQENPPVLAVKLQALFGWQQTPRIADNRVAVQLHLLSPAGRPLAVTADLSSFWQNAYPDVRKDMRGRYPKHPWPEDPLKATATEATRRNR
- the speE gene encoding polyamine aminopropyltransferase — its product is MALPDDRKWFTEACSEAGSAASWTIDAHLAHEITDFQTIDVYRTEKWGNLMVIDGFVMLTTRDNFLYHEMMSHPALFSHPDPKRVLIIGGGDCGTLREVLAHDTVKRCTQVEIDEQVTRLSEKFFPELCERNDDPRAELIFDDGLAHVKNLAAGSVDVIIVDSTDPIGPAEGLFGPEFVADCYSALADGGLFLQQSESPLLHQKLIAGIRGNMEKAGFSTIRTLGFPQPCYPSGWWSLTQARKGGDIAPVSAERFDASGIETRYFNPGVHVGALATQLP
- a CDS encoding NAD(P)-dependent oxidoreductase; this encodes MKAGWIGLGAMGGPMAGHLARHRHLAAVWNRSADKAKAFVAENEGTSAAESPAELAAAVDVICLCVSADNDLREVVDAIRDSLRPGQVVIDHSTVAPATARELAADLEKLDVAFIDAPVTGGVEGAKNGQLAIMAGGDREAVERVRPVMNSYARVMHHLGPSGAGQSAKAVNQLMVAGIAEAVCESLALMERLDLPREPMLELLGGGAAGNWFLDKRGKTMLADSFEVGFDPKLLLKDLKICRDLCDEADFTSAVLGQALDDYQRLIEGGDEGRDISALYRLKR